One segment of Ipomoea triloba cultivar NCNSP0323 chromosome 12, ASM357664v1 DNA contains the following:
- the LOC115999078 gene encoding protein HESO1-like isoform X2, whose translation MNRNNAVFEVTLQNILSTINPLKEDWSKRFQVIDDLRAVVQSIHSLRDATVEPYGSFVSDLFTRWGDLDISIELTNAADISPTAMKKLKEILLQDVLNALRSTGGYKKLKLIPNARVPILMFHGKYNISCDLSVNNLVGQMKSKLLYWISLIDTRFRDLVLLVKEWAKTHNINDSKRGTLNSYSLCLLVIFHFQTCEPLILPPMKEIYPGNMVDDLDGVRGIAEKNIEERCAVNINKFVSDRLRVHNQSSLSELFISFLTKFSDISSKASKQCINPYTGQWEDLEGNMRWQPNKYSIIIEDPFEQPVNSARGVSSKQLARISETFKTTCNKLSSPNQDPSLHISTLVRPRVSRSLAKTHTRSHGNHSREVIKVQTSSEGNAAILGSSQPQFECRRLNKQDGVMPRLAQAPPARVKAGKQPSLQRQFDRQPNSVMPRHAKAPCASVYTVQKPKSDK comes from the exons ATGAACAGGAATAATGCTGTGTTTGAGGTTACTCTCCAAAACATTCTTTCCACCATCAATCCCTTGAAAGAGGATTGGTCTAAGAGGTTTCAAGTCATTGATGATCTTCGAGCTGTTGTTCAGAGCATCCACAGCCTCAGAG ATGCAACTGTGGAACCGTATGGATCTTTTGTATCTGATCTCTTCACAAGATGGGGAGATCTTGATATATCCATTGAGTTGACCAATGCTGCAGATATCTCACCAACTGCCATGAAGAAGCTCAAGGAAATTTTACTTCAAGATGTACTAAACGCATTGAGAAGTACAG GTGGATACAAGAAACTGAAGTTAATCCCCAATGCAAGAGTCCCAATCTTGATGTTTCATGGGAAGTACAACATCTCCTGTGATTTATCTGTAAACAATTTGGTTGGTCAGATGAAGTCCAAACTGCTGTACTGGATCAGCTTGATTGATACAAGGTTTCGCGACTTGGTTTTGCTG GTCAAGGAATGGGCGAAGACGCACAACATTAACGACTCGAAACGTGGAACTCTGAACTCATATTCTCTCTGCTTGCTTGTCATCTTCCATTTTCAG ACTTGTGAGCCTCTGATTCTACCTCCAATGAAAGAAATATACCCGGGGAATATGGTGGATGATCTTGATG GTGTGAGGGGCATTGCAGAGAAGAATATTGAAGAAAGATGTGCAGTAAACATCAACAAATTTGTGTCTGATAGGCTCAGAGTTCATAACCAAAGTTCTCTTTCTGAACTTTTCATCTCTTTCCTTACTAAG TTTTCTGACATAAGTTCAAAGGCCTCCAAGCAATGCATCAATCCATACACTGGACAGTGGGAAGACCTAGAAGGCAACATGAGATGGCAGCCTAATAAATACTCAATCATT attgaagatccctttgagcaGCCAGTTAATTCAGCAAGGGGGGTGAGCAGCAAACAACTTGCAAGGATATCAGAAACTTTCAAGACAACCTGCAATAAGCTTTCATCTCCCAATCAAGATCCAAGTTTACACATTTCTACTCTCGTGAGACCACGAGTGTCAAGATCCTTGGCGAAAACGCATACCAGAAGCCATGGCAACCATAGCAGAGAGGTCATCAAGGTTCAGACAAGTTCAGAGGGCAATGCAGCCATCCTTGGTTCCTCACAGCCTCAGTTTGAATGCAGGAGGCTCAACAAGCAGGATGGCGTAATGCCCAGACTTGCCCAGGCTCCTCCTGCTCGTGTGAAGGCAGGAAAACAGCCATCCTTGCAGCGCCAGTTTGATAGGCAGCCAAACAGTGTAATGCCTAGACATGCCAAGGCTCCTTGCGCTAGTGTGTACACAGTACAGAAGCCAAAATCTGACAAATGA
- the LOC115999081 gene encoding eukaryotic translation initiation factor 3 subunit G, which produces MTTDSLSKPASKLRWGELEEDDAEDLDFLLPPKQTIGPDENGIKKVIEYKFSDEGNKVKITTTTRVRKLAKARLSKRAIERRSWPKFGDAVREDVGSRLTMVSTEEILLERPRAPGSKAEEAKAADALSALNKPGAVLMVCRTCGKKGDHWTSKCPYKDLAVQTDTFVDKPPMSDASMPPGATKGAYVPPSMRSGAERPAGTDMRRRNDENSVRVTNLSEDTREPDLMELFRPFGAVTRVYVAIDQKTGVSRGFGFVNFVNKEDAQRAINKLNGYGYDNLILRVEWATPRSN; this is translated from the exons ATGACTACCGATTCCCTTTCGAAGCCGGCGAGCAAGCTCCGATGGGGGGAGCTGGAGGAAGACGACGCCGAGGACCTCGATTTTCTCCTCCCGCCGAAGCAGACCATCGGCCCGGACGAGAACGGCATCAAGAAGGTGATTGAGTACAAGTTCAGCGACGAGGGCAATAAGGTTAAGATCACCACCACGACTCGTGTGCGAAAGCTCGCCAAGGCGCGCCTCAGTAAACGGGCGATCGAACGCCGCTCCTGGCCCAAGTTCGGCGATGCTGTTCGTGAGGACGTCGGAAGCAGACTCACCATGGTTTCCACCGAAGAGATCTTGCTTGAAAGGCCCCGAGCCCCTG GTTCCAAAGCTGAAGAGGCCAAGGCTGCAGATGCACTGTCTGCTCTTAATAAACCAGGTGCTGTTCTGATGGTTTGTAGGACTTGTGGCAAGAAAGGTGATCACTGGACATCTAAGTGCCCTTACAAGGATCTTGCCGTACAGACTGACACTTTTGTTGACAAACCACCAATGTCCGATGCTAGCATGCCTCCTGGTGCAACTAAAGGAGCTTATGTTCCTCCTAGCATGAGGTCGGGCGCTGAGAGACCTGCTGGAACAGACATGAGACGCAGGAATGATGAGAACTCGGTCCGTGTGACCAACTTATCAGAGGATACCCGAGAACCTGACTTGATGGAGCTTTTCAGACCTTTTGGTGCTGTGACTCGAGTCTATGTTGCTATTGATCAGAAGACTGGAGTGAGCAGAGGTTTTGGATTTGTCAATTTTGTAAACAAAGAAGATGCTCAGAGGGCAATCAACAAACTGAATGGCTATGGGTATGATAATCTTATTCTTCGAGTTGAGTGGGCCACCCCTAGATCAAACTAG
- the LOC115999079 gene encoding BTB/POZ and MATH domain-containing protein 3-like isoform X1 encodes MSANYDESCSRSINETVNGSHRFTIRGYSLAKGMGSGKYIASDTFSVAGYDWAVYFYPDGKNAEDSSVYVSVFIALASDGADVRALFELTLLDQSGKGKHKVHSHFDRSLEGGPYSLKYKGSMWGYKRFFKRTSLETSDYLKDDCLVMNCTVGVVRTRVEGPKKYRVSVPASDMGQNLKYLMDSEIGCDIVFQVGKETFKAHKLVLAARSPVFRAQFFGLIGNPNTEEVEIQDIEPSIFKAMLQFVYSDQLPDLLEITGSTATIMLQHLLAAADQFGLDRLKQLCEAKLCEGVTADTVATTLSLADQHGCSQLKAICLKFAATNLGVVMQSEGFRHLEESRSSVLSELLETVASVDEKAVLISSKKRNSSSIFGIDLIANGDAAESVIRNFRHLRRRT; translated from the exons ATGAGCGCGAATTACGACGAATCGTGCTCCAGGTCGATCAACGAGACGGTAAATGGGTCCCACCGTTTCACAATCCGGGGTTACTCCCTGGCCAAGGGCATGGGTTCCGGCAAGTATATCGCCAGCGATACTTTCAGCGTCGCCGGCTACGATTGGGCCGTTTACTTTTACCCCGACGGCAAGAACGCCGAGGATTCTTCCGTCTACGTCTCCGTCTTCATCGCGCTCGCTAGCGACGGCGCCGACGTCAGGGCTCTGTTCGAGCTCACACTGTTGGATCAGTCCGGGAAAGGGAAACACAAAGTGCATTCCCATTTCGACCGGTCCCTTGAGGGCGGGCCTTACAGTTTGAAATACAAAGGAAGCATGTG GGGCTACAAACGTTTTTTCAAGAGAACAAGCTTAGAAACCTCTGACTATCTGAAGGATGATTGCCTTGTCATGAACTGTACTGTTGGAGTTGTCAGAACTCGTGTTGAAGGGCCAAAGAAATATAGAGTTTCTGTTCCTGCTTCTGACATGGGCCAAAATCTGAAATACTTGATGGATTCAGAAATTGGCTGTGATATAGTTTTCCAGGTTGGAAAAGAGACATTTAAGGCTCACAAGCTGGTCCTTGCTGCTCGTTCTCCTGTATTTAGAGCCCAATTTTTTGGCCTTATTGGAAATCCTAATACAGAGGAAGTAGAAATTCAGGATATTGAACCGTCTATATTTAAG GCTATGCTTCAGTTTGTCTACTCTGATCAGCTTCCTGATTTACTTGAAATTACCGGCTCAACAGCAACAATCATGTTGCAGCATCTGTTGGCTGCAGCTGACCAATTTGGTTTAGATAGGTTGAAACAATTGTGCGAGGCAAAATTGTGTGAGGGAGTAACTGCTGATACAGTGGCAACAACTCTTTCATTGGCTGACCAGCACGGATGTTCACAACTCAAGGCCATCTGTTTGAAATTTGCAGCTACAAACTTGGGAG TTGTTATGCAATCAGAAGGGTTCAGGCATTTGGAGGAGAGCCGCTCCTCAGTCTTATCTGAACTGTTGGAAACCGTTGCATCAGTTGATGAAAAGGCGGTTCTGATATCTAGTAAGAAGAGGAATAGCAGTAGTATATTTGGAATAGATCTAATAGCCAATGGTGATGCAGCGGAATCTGTTATTCGTAATTTTAGGCACTTGCGAAGGCGGACGTGA
- the LOC115999078 gene encoding protein HESO1-like isoform X1, with amino-acid sequence MNRNNAVFEVTLQNILSTINPLKEDWSKRFQVIDDLRAVVQSIHSLRDATVEPYGSFVSDLFTRWGDLDISIELTNAADISPTAMKKLKEILLQDVLNALRSTGGYKKLKLIPNARVPILMFHGKYNISCDLSVNNLVGQMKSKLLYWISLIDTRFRDLVLLVKEWAKTHNINDSKRGTLNSYSLCLLVIFHFQTCEPLILPPMKEIYPGNMVDDLDENSYVGVRGIAEKNIEERCAVNINKFVSDRLRVHNQSSLSELFISFLTKFSDISSKASKQCINPYTGQWEDLEGNMRWQPNKYSIIIEDPFEQPVNSARGVSSKQLARISETFKTTCNKLSSPNQDPSLHISTLVRPRVSRSLAKTHTRSHGNHSREVIKVQTSSEGNAAILGSSQPQFECRRLNKQDGVMPRLAQAPPARVKAGKQPSLQRQFDRQPNSVMPRHAKAPCASVYTVQKPKSDK; translated from the exons ATGAACAGGAATAATGCTGTGTTTGAGGTTACTCTCCAAAACATTCTTTCCACCATCAATCCCTTGAAAGAGGATTGGTCTAAGAGGTTTCAAGTCATTGATGATCTTCGAGCTGTTGTTCAGAGCATCCACAGCCTCAGAG ATGCAACTGTGGAACCGTATGGATCTTTTGTATCTGATCTCTTCACAAGATGGGGAGATCTTGATATATCCATTGAGTTGACCAATGCTGCAGATATCTCACCAACTGCCATGAAGAAGCTCAAGGAAATTTTACTTCAAGATGTACTAAACGCATTGAGAAGTACAG GTGGATACAAGAAACTGAAGTTAATCCCCAATGCAAGAGTCCCAATCTTGATGTTTCATGGGAAGTACAACATCTCCTGTGATTTATCTGTAAACAATTTGGTTGGTCAGATGAAGTCCAAACTGCTGTACTGGATCAGCTTGATTGATACAAGGTTTCGCGACTTGGTTTTGCTG GTCAAGGAATGGGCGAAGACGCACAACATTAACGACTCGAAACGTGGAACTCTGAACTCATATTCTCTCTGCTTGCTTGTCATCTTCCATTTTCAG ACTTGTGAGCCTCTGATTCTACCTCCAATGAAAGAAATATACCCGGGGAATATGGTGGATGATCTTGATG AAAATTCTTATGTAGGTGTGAGGGGCATTGCAGAGAAGAATATTGAAGAAAGATGTGCAGTAAACATCAACAAATTTGTGTCTGATAGGCTCAGAGTTCATAACCAAAGTTCTCTTTCTGAACTTTTCATCTCTTTCCTTACTAAG TTTTCTGACATAAGTTCAAAGGCCTCCAAGCAATGCATCAATCCATACACTGGACAGTGGGAAGACCTAGAAGGCAACATGAGATGGCAGCCTAATAAATACTCAATCATT attgaagatccctttgagcaGCCAGTTAATTCAGCAAGGGGGGTGAGCAGCAAACAACTTGCAAGGATATCAGAAACTTTCAAGACAACCTGCAATAAGCTTTCATCTCCCAATCAAGATCCAAGTTTACACATTTCTACTCTCGTGAGACCACGAGTGTCAAGATCCTTGGCGAAAACGCATACCAGAAGCCATGGCAACCATAGCAGAGAGGTCATCAAGGTTCAGACAAGTTCAGAGGGCAATGCAGCCATCCTTGGTTCCTCACAGCCTCAGTTTGAATGCAGGAGGCTCAACAAGCAGGATGGCGTAATGCCCAGACTTGCCCAGGCTCCTCCTGCTCGTGTGAAGGCAGGAAAACAGCCATCCTTGCAGCGCCAGTTTGATAGGCAGCCAAACAGTGTAATGCCTAGACATGCCAAGGCTCCTTGCGCTAGTGTGTACACAGTACAGAAGCCAAAATCTGACAAATGA
- the LOC115999222 gene encoding mannose-1-phosphate guanylyltransferase 1 — protein MKALILVGGFGTRLRPLTLSVPKPLVEFANKPMILHQIEALKAVGVTEVVLAINYQPEVMLNFLKDFESKLGIKISCSQETEPLGTAGPLALARDKLMDDSGEPFFVLNSDVISEYPFKEMIEFHKGHGGEASLLVTKVDEPSKYGVVIMEESTGQVERFVEKPKTFVGNKINAGIYLLNPSVLDRIELKPTSIEKEVFPKIAAEQKLYAMVLPGFWMDIGQPKDYITGLRLYLDSLRKKSSTKLASGPHIVGNVIVDETAKVGEGCLIGPDVAIGPGCTIESGVRLSRCTVMRGVRIKKHACVSSSIIGWHSTVGQWARVENMTILGEDVHVCDEIYSNGGVVLPHKEIKSSILKPEIVM, from the exons ATGAAGGCACTTATTCTTGTTGGAGGCTTTGGCACTCGACTGAGGCCATTGACTCTCAGCGTCCCCAAGCCGCTTGTTGAATTTGCAAACAAACCTATGATTTTGCATCAG ATTGAGGCACTCAAAGCTGTCGGAGTAACTGAAGTCGTCCTGGCTATTAACTACCAGCCCGAG GTGATGCTGAACTTCTTGAAAGATTTCGAATCAAAGCTCGGGATCAAGATTTCCTGTTCACAAGAGACTGAACCGCTTGGGACTGCAGGGCCTCTTGCTCTGGCGAGGGACAAACTAATGGATGATTCCGGTGAGCCGTTTTTCGTTCTCAACAGTGATGTTATCAGTGAATATCCTTTCAAGGAGATGATTGAGTTTCACAAAGGTCACGGAGGAGAGGCTTCCTTACTGGTTACGAAG GTTGATGAACCTTCGAAGTACGGTGTTGTTATCATGGAAGAATCCACCGGGCAAGTAGAGAGATTCGTGGAGAAGCCGAAGACCTTTGTTGGTAATAAGATCAATGCTGGGATTTATCTGCTTAACCCTTCGGTGCTAGACCGGATTGAATTAAAACCCACCTCGATTGAGAAAGAGGTGTTCCCGAAGATTGCAGCGGAGCAAAAGCTCTATGCCATGGTCCTTCCGGGCTTCTGGATGGACATAGGGCAGCCGAAGGACTACATCACTGGCTTGAGACTCTACCTGGACTCTCTAAGGAAGAAATCCTCGACTAAACTGGCTTCTGGACCCCACATCGTGGGAAATGTAATCGTGGACGAGACTGCCAAAGTTGGCGAGGGGTGTTTGATCGGGCCAGATGTCGCAATAGGGCCAGGCTGCACGATTGAGTCCGGGGTCAGGCTCTCCCGCTGCACTGTCATGCGCGGAGTGCGCATCAAGAAGCATGCTTGCGTTTCGAGCAGCATCATCGGGTGGCACTCCACTGTCGGGCAATGGGCCCGCGTGGAGAACATGACCATCCTCGGGGAGGATGTTCACGTGTGCGACGAGATTTACAGCAACGGGGGTGTGGTTTTGCCCCACAAAGAGATCAAATCCAGCATCCTGAAGCCGGAGATAGTGATGTGA
- the LOC115999077 gene encoding probable methyltransferase PMT11, whose protein sequence is MTGMGNGDLFKSTTLIKIAAFTFLAVAFFYFGKHWSDAQQQPLVFFDSRQGHSPPSVADVGAAVSLSPNANKTFDLASMINDTVSDNGKERKDDGNQQQQQRRDAIPPPPPPPPALQRMGVVDENGVMSADFEVGKFDPDVVDNWGQDNETDAKGSGGARSIRVNKFALCSSSFREYIPCLDNVEAIKQLKSTEKGEKFERHCPDKDKGLNCLVPAPRGYRTPIPWPRSRDEVWFSNVPHARLVEDKGGQNWITIDKDKFKFPGGGTQFIHGADQYLNQIEEMVPEIAFGRHTRVALDVGCGVASFGAYLLSRNVLTLSVAPKDVHENQIQFALERGVPAMVSAFATKRLLYPSQSFELIHCSRCRINWTRDDGILLLEVNRMLRGGGYFVWAAQPVYKHEPILEEQWEEMVNLTNSLCWKLVKKEGYIAIWQKPLNNSCYLNREEGSKPPLCDPDDDPDDVWYVDLKVCITRLPEDGGGTNVTNWPARLQNPPDRLQSIKLDAYISRKELFTAELKYWAEIIGGYVHALRWKKFKLRNVLDMRAGFGGFAAALIEHKFDCWVLNVVPVSGLNTLPVIYDRGLLGVMHDWCEPFDTYPRTYDFLHANGLFFVEQKRCNISTIMLEMDRILRPGGRVYIRDSLAVMDELQEVGKAMGWRVNLRETSEGPHASYRILTCEKRLLRA, encoded by the exons ATGACGGGGATGGGCAATGGGGATCTATTCAAATCCACAACGCTCATAAAAATCGCCGCCTTCACATTCTTAGCCGTCGCTTTCTTCTACTTCGGCAAGCACTGGTCCGACGCCCAACAGCAGCCGCTCGTCTTCTTCGATTCCCGCCAAGGCCACTCTCCTCCTTCCGTCGCCGATGTCGGTGCCGCCGTTTCGCTCTCCCCTAATGCCAATAAAACGTTCGATTTAGCTTCCATGATAAACGACACCGTTTCGGACAACGGCAAGGAACGCAAAGACGACGGGAATCAACAACAGCAGCAGCGGAGGGATGCAATTccgccgcctccgccgccgcctcctGCGTTACAGAGAATGGGGGTGGTGGATGAGAATGGAGTAATGTCGGCGGATTTTGAGGTGGGAAAGTTTGATCCGGACGTGGTGGACAATTGGGGGCAAGATAACGAGACGGATGCGAAGGGAAGTGGAGGAGCTAGGAGTATTAGGGTTAACAAGTTCGCGCTGTGCTCCAGTAGCTTCAGAGAGTATATACCTTGCTTGGACAATGTGGAGGCGATCAAGCAATTGAAATCCACCGAGAAAGGGGAGAAATTCGAGCGGCATTGCCCGGACAAAGATAAGGGCTTGAATTGCTTGGTTCCTGCTCCTAGAGGTTACCGAACTCCAATTCCATGGCCCAGAAGTCGCGATGAG GTTTGGTTCAGCAATGTTCCACATGCACGCCTAGTTGAAGATAAAGGAGGTCAAAATTGGATTACAATAGACAAGGATAAGTTCAAGTTTCCTGGAGGTGGCACTCAGTTCATCCATGGGGCAGATCAGTACTTGAATCAGATTGAAGAG ATGGTCCCTGAAATTGCATTTGGTCGTCATACACGAGTTGCTTTGGATGTTGGTTGTGGAGTGGCAAGCTTTGGTGCTTATCTGCTATCACGGAATGTGCTCACCCTCTCAGTTGCCCCAAAAGATGTTCATGAAAATCAGATTCAGTTTGCACTTGAGCGTGGTGTACCTGCCATGGTGTCTGCTTTTGCAACAAAGCGATTATTATATCCAAGTCAATCATTTGAGTTGATTCATTGTTCAAGGTGCAGGATAAATTGGACTCGTGATG ATGGTATTTTGCTACTTGAGGTCAACCGGATGCTTCGCGGAGGAGGCTATTTTGTTTGGGCTGCACAACCTGTTTATAAACATGAGCCAATCTTAGAAGAGCAATGGGAAG AGATGGTTAATCTTACGAATAGTCTTTGCTGGAAACTTGTAAAGAAGGAGGGTTATATTGCAATATGGCAGAAGCCCTTAAACAACAGCTGCTATTTAAACCGGGAGGAAGGGAGCAAACCACCATTATGTGATCCAGATGATGATCCGGACGATGTCTG gtaTGTTGATTTGAAAGTTTGTATTACACGATTGCCCGAGGATGGAGGTGGTACAAATGTAACCAATTGGCCTGCACGCCTTCAAAATCCCCCAGATAGGCTGCAAAGTATAAAACTTGATGCCTATATATCTAGAAAAGAGCTTTTCACCGCAGAATTGAAATATTGGGCTGAAATAATTGGAGGCTATGTCCACGCATTGCGTTGGAAGAAATTCAAACTTAGAAACGTGTTGGACATGAGAGCTGGCTTTGGAGG ATTTGCTGCAGCACTGATTGAACACAAGTTTGATTGCTGGGTTCTCAATGTTGTTCCAGTGAGTGGACTAAACACTTTACCTGTTATATATGACCGTGGACTTCTTGGAGTTATGCATGACTG GTGCGAACCATTTGATACATACCCAAGAACATATGATTTCTTGCATGCTAATGGTCTCTTTTTCGTTGAACAAAAAAG ATGCAACATATCCACCATCATGCTGGAAATGGATCGGATATTGAGGCCTGGCGGACGAGTATATATTCGTGACTCTCTCGCAGTCATGGATGAACTTCAGGAGGTTGGGAAGGCTATGGGTTGGCGAGTAAATCTACGAGAAACATCAGAAGGTCCTCATGCAAGCTATAGGATCTTGACCTGTGAAAAACGCCTTTTGAGAGCCTAA
- the LOC115999079 gene encoding BTB/POZ and MATH domain-containing protein 3-like isoform X2, which yields MSANYDESCSRSINETVNGSHRFTIRGYSLAKGMGSGKYIASDTFSVAGYDWAVYFYPDGKNAEDSSVYVSVFIALASDGADVRALFELTLLDQSGKGKHKVHSHFDRSLEGGPYSLKYKGSMWGYKRFFKRTSLETSDYLKDDCLVMNCTVGVVRTRVEGPKKYRVSVPASDMGQNLKYLMDSEIGCDIVFQVGKETFKAHKLVLAARSPVFRAQFFGLIGNPNTEEVEIQDIEPSIFKAMLQFVYSDQLPDLLEITGSTATIMLQHLLAAADQFGLDRLKQLCEAKLCEGVTADTVATTLSLADQHGCSQLKAICLKFAATNLGGG from the exons ATGAGCGCGAATTACGACGAATCGTGCTCCAGGTCGATCAACGAGACGGTAAATGGGTCCCACCGTTTCACAATCCGGGGTTACTCCCTGGCCAAGGGCATGGGTTCCGGCAAGTATATCGCCAGCGATACTTTCAGCGTCGCCGGCTACGATTGGGCCGTTTACTTTTACCCCGACGGCAAGAACGCCGAGGATTCTTCCGTCTACGTCTCCGTCTTCATCGCGCTCGCTAGCGACGGCGCCGACGTCAGGGCTCTGTTCGAGCTCACACTGTTGGATCAGTCCGGGAAAGGGAAACACAAAGTGCATTCCCATTTCGACCGGTCCCTTGAGGGCGGGCCTTACAGTTTGAAATACAAAGGAAGCATGTG GGGCTACAAACGTTTTTTCAAGAGAACAAGCTTAGAAACCTCTGACTATCTGAAGGATGATTGCCTTGTCATGAACTGTACTGTTGGAGTTGTCAGAACTCGTGTTGAAGGGCCAAAGAAATATAGAGTTTCTGTTCCTGCTTCTGACATGGGCCAAAATCTGAAATACTTGATGGATTCAGAAATTGGCTGTGATATAGTTTTCCAGGTTGGAAAAGAGACATTTAAGGCTCACAAGCTGGTCCTTGCTGCTCGTTCTCCTGTATTTAGAGCCCAATTTTTTGGCCTTATTGGAAATCCTAATACAGAGGAAGTAGAAATTCAGGATATTGAACCGTCTATATTTAAG GCTATGCTTCAGTTTGTCTACTCTGATCAGCTTCCTGATTTACTTGAAATTACCGGCTCAACAGCAACAATCATGTTGCAGCATCTGTTGGCTGCAGCTGACCAATTTGGTTTAGATAGGTTGAAACAATTGTGCGAGGCAAAATTGTGTGAGGGAGTAACTGCTGATACAGTGGCAACAACTCTTTCATTGGCTGACCAGCACGGATGTTCACAACTCAAGGCCATCTGTTTGAAATTTGCAGCTACAAACTTGGGAGGTGGGTGA